The Iamia majanohamensis genome window below encodes:
- a CDS encoding helical backbone metal receptor — MAPRVVSLVPSVTETLVAWDRPPIACTRFCEQPGIEPVGGTKRPRLARVEELAPDLVVMNDEENRREDFEALEAAGLAVHVASPREVADVPGVLAALATAVDAPAPAPWEPPAPPDRPRRTAFVPVWARPWMTLNRDTYGASVLAAAGWAGAWDDDATRYPEVTEDEVRARAPDAVLAPTEPWAFTSEDLDDLTATFGAPAVLVDGQDLFWWGVRTPGAVARLRAALGG, encoded by the coding sequence GTGGCCCCCCGCGTCGTCAGCCTCGTCCCCTCGGTGACCGAGACGCTGGTGGCCTGGGACCGGCCGCCGATCGCCTGCACCCGCTTCTGCGAGCAGCCGGGCATCGAGCCCGTGGGCGGCACCAAGCGGCCCCGCCTGGCCCGGGTCGAGGAGCTGGCGCCCGACCTGGTCGTGATGAACGACGAGGAGAACCGCCGGGAGGACTTCGAGGCGCTGGAGGCGGCGGGCCTCGCCGTGCACGTGGCCTCGCCCCGCGAGGTGGCCGACGTGCCGGGCGTGCTCGCCGCCCTCGCCACGGCGGTGGACGCCCCGGCCCCCGCGCCGTGGGAGCCGCCGGCGCCGCCGGACCGCCCGCGCCGCACCGCCTTCGTCCCGGTGTGGGCTCGGCCGTGGATGACGCTCAACCGCGACACCTACGGGGCCTCGGTCCTGGCCGCGGCGGGCTGGGCCGGGGCCTGGGACGACGACGCGACGCGCTACCCGGAGGTGACCGAGGACGAGGTGCGGGCCCGGGCCCCGGACGCCGTGCTCGCACCGACGGAGCCGTGGGCGTTCACATCGGAGGACCTGGACGACCTCACGGCCACCTTCGGCGCGCCGGCCGTCCTGGTCGACGGCCAGGACCTCTTCTGGTGGGGGGTGCGGACGCCGGGGGCGGTCGCACGCCTGCGGGCCGCGCTCGGCGGCTGA
- a CDS encoding PH domain-containing protein, whose protein sequence is MAFPRKLLNDGEDIVLDLRPHWIALARPFLLVVVALVLGVLAAVLEAPAPVLVGALVLILVALVYFGSHALGWSRTMFVLTTDRIISRRGVLTKSGIEIPLERINTVFFNQRLLERMVGAGDLALESASERGTQTFNNVRKPDLVQREIYVQMEANENRKFDRARGGPAASQGLSSVEQVERLHDLLSRGALTQEQFEAERARILGG, encoded by the coding sequence GTGGCCTTCCCCCGCAAGCTGCTGAACGACGGCGAGGACATCGTCCTCGACCTCCGGCCCCACTGGATCGCACTGGCCCGCCCCTTCCTCCTCGTGGTGGTGGCCCTGGTGCTGGGCGTGCTCGCCGCGGTGCTCGAGGCCCCCGCGCCCGTGCTGGTCGGGGCGCTGGTGCTGATCCTGGTCGCCCTCGTGTACTTCGGGTCCCACGCCCTGGGCTGGAGCCGCACCATGTTCGTGCTCACCACCGACCGGATCATCAGCCGGCGCGGGGTCCTCACCAAGTCGGGCATCGAGATCCCGCTGGAGCGGATCAACACCGTCTTCTTCAACCAGCGCCTGCTGGAGCGCATGGTGGGCGCCGGCGACCTGGCCCTCGAGTCGGCCAGCGAGCGCGGCACCCAGACCTTCAACAACGTGCGCAAGCCGGACCTCGTCCAGCGCGAGATCTACGTGCAGATGGAGGCCAACGAGAACCGCAAGTTCGACCGGGCCCGGGGCGGCCCCGCCGCCAGCCAGGGCCTCTCCTCGGTCGAGCAGGTCGAGCGCCTCCACGACCTCCTGAGCCGGGGCGCCCTCACCCAGGAGCAGTTCGAGGCCGAGCGGGCCCGCATCCTCGGGGGCTGA
- a CDS encoding metallopeptidase family protein, whose protein sequence is MPLEVSRSRFEDLVEDALAGLPPEVEAMLDNVAVMVTDGHPGDPLGRYEGVPRTARGDYGLMEMPDRITIYRVPLCAHARDEDDLVREVRITVVHELGHHLGIDDDRLHELGYG, encoded by the coding sequence GTGCCACTCGAGGTCAGCCGCAGCCGCTTCGAGGACCTGGTCGAGGACGCCCTCGCCGGGCTCCCGCCGGAGGTCGAGGCCATGCTCGACAACGTGGCCGTGATGGTCACCGACGGCCACCCCGGCGACCCCCTGGGGCGCTACGAGGGCGTGCCCCGCACCGCCCGCGGCGACTACGGGCTGATGGAGATGCCCGACCGCATCACCATCTACCGGGTGCCGCTGTGCGCCCACGCCCGCGACGAGGACGACCTCGTGCGCGAGGTGCGGATCACCGTCGTCCACGAGCTGGGGCACCACCTCGGCATCGACGACGACCGCCTGCACGAGCTGGGCTACGGCTGA
- a CDS encoding ATP-dependent helicase: MDGPRLLAGLDAQQRRAVTDPGQPLCILAGAGSGKTRVLTRRIAHRATEGSAEPRHVLALTFTRKAATEMGARLGALGLRDRPTVGTFHAVAWAQLRTFWADRGRPVPGLLESKVRLLRSLPGRALAPGELAAEVEWARARQVPPERYAHAAHQEDRRVAAPLEQVAEAYAAYEREKQRRGVVDFDDVLARCAEALESDPAFAAAQRWRFRHLFVDEFQDVNPLQHRLLEAWRGDRPDLCVVGDPRQAIYRWNGADARYLTRFADDHPGATVVELTGNYRSTPQVLHLAGAVLGPGTSRLVAHRGDGEVPTITAYATDVDEAAGIVAAARLAHPPGARWDRQAVLVRTNGQMGLLEEALVAAHIPFRLRGADPLLQRPAVRDALRSLGAGPERPLRMALDDLDALAEEAEAAGATDRAGDLAALARLARDLDLTDPTAPTSALRGWVGHAVGADGPGRGGDAVEVVTFHAAKGLEWPVVHVAGLEDGYVPIRHARTPEAEAEERRLLHVALTRAEDVLRLSWAATRTLRDREVRRRPSPYLTPLSEARALLADAARPAPPEAGLARARRALADATASDPPRRLRAALEAWRAEAARRVDVPPAVVLSDRILAEVARRAPTDVDALAEVRGIGALTLDAHGAALLDVVREHAGAQEAPR, encoded by the coding sequence GTGGACGGCCCCCGACTGCTCGCCGGGCTCGACGCCCAGCAGCGGCGGGCGGTCACCGACCCGGGCCAGCCCCTCTGCATCCTGGCCGGCGCCGGGTCGGGCAAGACGCGGGTGCTGACCCGCCGCATCGCCCACCGGGCCACGGAGGGCAGCGCCGAGCCCCGCCACGTCCTGGCCCTCACCTTCACCCGCAAGGCGGCCACCGAGATGGGTGCCCGGCTGGGTGCCCTCGGCCTGCGCGACCGGCCCACCGTCGGCACCTTCCACGCGGTGGCCTGGGCCCAGCTCCGCACCTTCTGGGCCGACCGGGGCCGTCCCGTGCCCGGGCTGCTGGAGAGCAAGGTGCGCCTCCTCCGCTCGCTGCCCGGTCGGGCCCTGGCCCCCGGCGAGCTGGCGGCCGAGGTGGAGTGGGCCCGGGCCCGCCAGGTCCCGCCGGAGCGCTACGCCCACGCCGCCCACCAGGAGGACCGGCGGGTGGCGGCGCCGCTCGAGCAGGTGGCCGAGGCCTACGCCGCCTACGAGCGGGAGAAGCAGCGGCGGGGCGTCGTCGACTTCGACGACGTGCTCGCCCGCTGCGCCGAGGCCCTGGAGTCCGACCCGGCCTTCGCCGCCGCGCAGCGCTGGCGCTTCCGCCACCTCTTCGTCGACGAGTTCCAGGACGTGAACCCCCTCCAGCACCGCCTCCTCGAGGCGTGGCGGGGCGACCGGCCCGACCTGTGCGTGGTCGGCGACCCCCGCCAGGCGATCTACCGCTGGAACGGGGCCGACGCCCGCTACCTCACGCGCTTCGCCGACGACCACCCCGGTGCCACCGTCGTGGAGCTCACCGGCAACTACCGCTCCACCCCCCAGGTGCTCCACCTGGCCGGCGCGGTCCTCGGACCCGGCACCTCCCGCCTGGTCGCCCACCGCGGCGACGGCGAGGTCCCGACCATCACCGCCTACGCCACCGACGTCGACGAGGCCGCGGGGATCGTCGCGGCCGCCCGCCTGGCCCACCCGCCCGGCGCACGGTGGGACCGCCAGGCGGTGCTGGTCCGCACCAACGGCCAGATGGGGCTGCTGGAGGAGGCCCTCGTCGCCGCCCACATCCCCTTCCGCCTCCGCGGCGCCGACCCGCTGCTGCAACGGCCCGCGGTCCGCGACGCGCTGCGGTCGCTGGGGGCGGGACCGGAGCGACCCCTGCGGATGGCCCTCGACGACCTCGACGCCCTGGCCGAGGAGGCCGAGGCCGCCGGGGCGACCGACCGGGCCGGCGACCTGGCCGCGCTCGCCCGCCTGGCCCGCGACCTCGACCTCACCGACCCCACCGCACCGACCTCCGCCCTGCGGGGGTGGGTCGGCCACGCCGTCGGCGCCGACGGGCCCGGCCGGGGTGGGGACGCGGTCGAGGTCGTGACCTTCCACGCGGCCAAGGGCCTGGAGTGGCCCGTGGTCCACGTGGCCGGGCTGGAGGACGGCTACGTCCCCATCCGCCACGCCCGCACCCCCGAGGCCGAGGCCGAGGAGCGCCGGCTGCTGCACGTGGCCCTCACGCGGGCGGAGGACGTGCTGCGGCTCTCGTGGGCCGCGACCCGCACGCTGCGCGACCGGGAGGTCCGCCGCCGGCCGTCGCCGTACCTCACGCCCCTGAGCGAGGCCCGGGCCCTGCTGGCCGACGCCGCCCGCCCGGCGCCGCCCGAGGCGGGACTGGCCCGGGCCCGTCGGGCCCTCGCCGACGCCACTGCGTCGGACCCGCCCCGGCGGCTCCGCGCCGCCCTCGAGGCCTGGCGGGCGGAGGCGGCCCGTCGCGTCGACGTCCCGCCGGCGGTGGTGCTGAGCGACCGGATCCTCGCCGAGGTGGCCCGCCGGGCGCCCACCGACGTCGACGCCCTGGCCGAGGTGCGGGGCATCGGTGCCCTGACCCTCGACGCCCACGGCGCCGCCCTCCTCGACGTCGTGCGCGAGCACGCCGGCGCGCAGGAGGCCCCGCGATGA
- a CDS encoding DUF2505 family protein: MRFDVTQTIAAPVDEVAAAYASAELYETLEGSDKLGPPAVLSREQDGRIVTLRIRYRFTADLSPAVTAVVDPDKLTWVEQSVHDLDARSVAVRLHPDHYADRLRASGTYRYEPEGDATVRRVEGDLKVKALLVAGTVEKAIISGLREHLTQEGRAVEAYLTA; encoded by the coding sequence GTGCGCTTCGACGTGACCCAGACCATCGCCGCCCCCGTCGACGAGGTCGCCGCGGCCTACGCCAGCGCCGAGCTCTACGAGACCCTCGAGGGATCCGACAAGCTCGGCCCCCCCGCCGTCCTCAGCCGGGAGCAGGACGGGCGCATCGTCACCCTGCGCATCCGCTACCGCTTCACCGCCGACCTCTCCCCCGCGGTGACCGCGGTGGTCGACCCCGACAAGCTCACCTGGGTCGAGCAGTCCGTGCACGACCTCGACGCCCGCTCGGTCGCGGTCCGCCTCCACCCCGACCACTACGCCGACCGGCTGCGCGCCTCGGGCACCTACCGCTACGAGCCCGAGGGCGACGCCACCGTGCGCCGGGTGGAGGGCGACCTCAAGGTCAAGGCCCTCCTCGTGGCCGGCACGGTGGAGAAGGCCATCATCTCGGGCCTGCGCGAGCACCTCACCCAGGAGGGCCGGGCCGTCGAGGCCTACCTCACCGCCTGA
- a CDS encoding PaaI family thioesterase has protein sequence MSDPDPQQSMEALASPRVRAQLDEDLSPRRLALRRIAAANRLLIEDMVGTQVDPGDLDAVADELEALGERFRHDRPRSTYEGMAEAAMAGGAIEAFFDHSPLIGLANPLAPPIRIEMGEELVTGRVTFGAVYEGPPGCVHGGFVAAAFDEVLGTAQTYSGAPGMTARLKVDYRSPTPLHVPLVIEGRFTRREGRKIFTEGRILDGDTVTAEAEGLFVTIDPTKFRELAEGFDRRIAGDQADDA, from the coding sequence ATGAGCGATCCCGACCCCCAGCAGTCCATGGAGGCGCTCGCCTCGCCTCGTGTGCGGGCCCAGCTCGACGAGGACCTGTCCCCCCGTCGCCTCGCCCTGCGGCGCATCGCCGCGGCCAACCGGCTGCTCATCGAGGACATGGTCGGCACCCAGGTGGACCCGGGCGACCTCGACGCCGTGGCCGACGAGCTCGAGGCCCTCGGCGAGCGGTTCCGCCACGACCGCCCCCGCAGCACCTACGAGGGCATGGCCGAGGCGGCCATGGCCGGCGGCGCCATCGAGGCCTTCTTCGACCACTCGCCCCTCATCGGCCTGGCCAACCCCCTCGCCCCGCCCATCCGCATCGAGATGGGCGAGGAGCTGGTCACCGGGCGCGTCACCTTCGGTGCCGTGTACGAGGGCCCCCCGGGCTGCGTGCACGGCGGCTTCGTGGCCGCCGCCTTCGACGAGGTGCTGGGGACGGCCCAGACCTACTCGGGTGCGCCGGGCATGACGGCGCGCCTGAAGGTCGACTACCGCAGCCCCACCCCGCTGCACGTGCCGCTGGTGATCGAGGGACGCTTCACCCGGCGGGAGGGCCGCAAGATCTTCACCGAGGGGCGGATCCTCGACGGCGACACGGTGACGGCCGAGGCCGAGGGCCTGTTCGTCACCATCGACCCGACCAAGTTCCGCGAGCTGGCCGAGGGCTTCGACCGGCGCATCGCCGGGGACCAGGCCGACGACGCCTGA
- a CDS encoding exodeoxyribonuclease III: protein MRIATWNVNSLKVRLPRVEEWIDYAQPDVLCLQETKLADSAFPGLAFEALGYEAAHHGEGRWNGVAVLSRVGLTDVVDGFDDDDEPDPQARLLWATCGGVRVASVYVPNGRALDDDHYAYKLDWLARLRRNLERAHDPAEPLVVAGDWNIAPADDDVWDPAAFEGATHVSPAEREALGALVDWGLHDSFRRCHDEGGLFSWWDYRAGNFHKKKGMRIDLLMASTPVADAVTFALIDRQARKGSQPSDHAPVLIDVDLPAREGADR, encoded by the coding sequence GTGCGCATCGCCACCTGGAACGTGAACTCCCTCAAGGTCCGCCTGCCGCGCGTCGAGGAGTGGATCGACTACGCCCAGCCCGACGTCCTCTGCCTGCAGGAGACCAAGCTGGCCGACAGCGCCTTCCCCGGGCTCGCCTTCGAGGCCCTCGGCTACGAGGCGGCCCACCACGGCGAGGGGCGCTGGAACGGCGTCGCCGTGCTCAGCCGCGTGGGCCTGACCGACGTGGTGGACGGCTTCGACGACGACGACGAGCCCGACCCCCAGGCCCGCCTCCTCTGGGCCACCTGCGGCGGCGTGCGGGTGGCGAGCGTCTACGTGCCCAACGGCCGGGCGCTCGACGACGACCACTACGCCTACAAGCTCGACTGGCTGGCGCGGCTGCGCCGCAACCTGGAGCGGGCCCACGACCCGGCCGAGCCGCTGGTGGTCGCAGGGGACTGGAACATCGCCCCGGCCGACGACGACGTGTGGGACCCGGCGGCCTTCGAGGGGGCGACCCACGTGAGCCCGGCCGAGCGCGAGGCCCTCGGGGCGCTGGTGGACTGGGGCCTGCACGACTCCTTCCGCCGGTGCCACGACGAGGGCGGCCTGTTCTCGTGGTGGGACTACCGGGCCGGGAACTTCCACAAGAAGAAGGGCATGCGCATCGACCTGCTGATGGCCTCGACGCCGGTGGCCGACGCGGTGACCTTCGCCCTGATCGACCGCCAAGCGCGCAAGGGCAGCCAGCCGAGCGACCACGCCCCGGTCCTGATCGACGTCGACCTGCCCGCCCGCGAGGGAGCCGACCGATGA